The following are from one region of the Cloacibacterium normanense genome:
- a CDS encoding DUF3575 domain-containing protein: protein MLLKNYYFLILFSIGINVSAQTYVKVNGFTLPALMLNAGIETKLTDKTTFQADVFVSPWKSLFGNRMLFAIGSLEYRYYFIESFKNWYVAANTGVAIYRMQKYNHLNLGIHQEGYSILLGGTVGYVVKVNDKINLDIFLGGGNAQSKYRSYYNAFPDIRADKEEGASINGSGEWIPYKGGVMISYQIK from the coding sequence ATGCTTTTAAAAAATTATTATTTTCTCATACTCTTTAGTATTGGAATAAATGTTAGTGCGCAAACGTATGTTAAAGTCAATGGTTTTACCCTTCCCGCACTGATGTTAAACGCAGGAATAGAAACGAAACTTACAGACAAAACGACTTTTCAAGCAGATGTTTTTGTTTCCCCTTGGAAATCACTTTTCGGAAATAGAATGCTTTTTGCTATTGGGAGTTTAGAATATCGTTATTATTTTATCGAAAGTTTTAAAAATTGGTATGTGGCTGCTAATACAGGAGTAGCGATTTATAGAATGCAAAAGTATAACCATCTTAATTTGGGAATTCATCAAGAAGGATATTCTATACTTTTAGGCGGAACTGTAGGTTATGTAGTGAAAGTGAATGATAAAATAAACTTAGATATATTTTTAGGTGGTGGCAATGCACAATCTAAATATAGATCTTATTATAATGCTTTCCCAGACATAAGAGCAGACAAAGAAGAAGGAGCTTCTATTAACGGAAGCGGAGAATGGATTCCTTATAAAGGTGGCGTAATGATTTCTTATCAAATTAAATAA
- a CDS encoding sulfite exporter TauE/SafE family protein, with protein sequence MDFFSDYSFYTLFFLAAFAFIAGFLDAIVGGGGLIQLPALLIQFPQLALPTLFGTNKIAALSGTSIAAVQYAKRIRFNWKVLLSISLFSFIFSFLGARTMSYLDSEALKPLILIILIAIAIYTFIKKDLGNVATKDLSTTKKMIFGAVIGAVIGFYDGFFGPGTGSFFVLAFVVILGFDFLSASAYAKVVNCITNISALLVFISHGNYLLELAILMAVFNVLGNFLGTKIAFKKGNGFIRIVFLIIVMLMILRYSKEVFWT encoded by the coding sequence ATGGATTTTTTCTCTGATTACAGTTTTTATACGCTATTCTTTTTAGCTGCATTTGCCTTTATTGCAGGGTTTTTAGATGCAATAGTTGGCGGTGGTGGTTTGATACAATTGCCCGCTTTGTTGATTCAGTTCCCTCAATTGGCATTGCCAACACTTTTTGGAACCAATAAAATCGCAGCGCTTTCTGGAACAAGCATTGCAGCGGTACAATACGCCAAAAGAATTCGCTTCAACTGGAAAGTTTTGCTTTCTATCTCGCTTTTTTCTTTTATTTTTTCGTTTTTGGGAGCGAGAACAATGAGTTACTTGGATTCTGAAGCATTAAAACCTTTAATTTTAATTATTCTGATTGCGATTGCGATTTATACTTTCATCAAAAAAGATTTAGGAAATGTCGCGACCAAAGATTTAAGCACCACCAAAAAAATGATTTTCGGAGCAGTGATTGGAGCAGTCATTGGTTTCTACGATGGGTTTTTTGGACCGGGAACAGGAAGTTTCTTTGTTTTGGCTTTCGTGGTGATTTTAGGATTTGATTTTCTTTCGGCCTCTGCTTATGCTAAAGTCGTGAATTGCATCACCAATATTTCGGCGCTTTTGGTTTTCATCAGCCACGGAAATTATTTGTTAGAACTGGCAATTTTAATGGCCGTTTTCAATGTTTTAGGAAACTTTCTAGGAACAAAAATTGCCTTTAAAAAAGGCAATGGATTTATCAGAATTGTATTTTTAATTATCGTAATGCTGATGATTTTACGATACAGCAAAGAAGTTTTTTGGACTTAA
- a CDS encoding ABC transporter permease, with protein sequence MKFPIYFSKKIAFSKDNKNNLSRVIVFIGRLSVALGIIVSLVTVSTGLGSKKAIKNRMADFVGHISVKSTKSNSSYNSSVLHQEGLNVKGIKNLSDVSNTQSYATVSGILRTEENFAGVILKGVAKDFDAERFQSFMVAGEVPKFTEEGYNNQVILSDKIANDLHLKPKDSIVAIFSKEDQQPIYRKFEISGIYKTDIKMIDDLFIIGDINHVRKIQDMAKTDVGGIDIFLKDSDDMDAIYPKIEKLIGYKNYAEKATDKYPQIVDWINIFDTNIGLIITIMLIVVVINIIMVLLILIIERTNSIGMLKTLGATNGQIRAIFINYTLLIMIPGLIMGNVIGLGFLVLQKIFGFIKLNPENYYVSTVPVDLNPVYILGISVGILAISAFALILPSYLISKISPVKAIKYN encoded by the coding sequence TTGAAATTTCCAATATATTTTTCTAAAAAAATAGCGTTCTCCAAAGATAACAAAAATAATCTTTCACGCGTGATTGTCTTCATTGGAAGGCTTTCTGTAGCGCTGGGAATTATTGTTTCATTGGTGACAGTTTCTACTGGTTTAGGCTCCAAAAAAGCCATTAAAAATCGTATGGCAGATTTCGTGGGACACATTTCTGTGAAATCTACCAAAAGCAATTCTTCCTATAATTCTTCGGTGCTTCACCAAGAGGGATTAAATGTAAAGGGTATTAAAAATCTATCAGATGTTTCTAACACGCAATCTTACGCTACGGTTTCTGGGATTCTGAGAACCGAAGAAAACTTTGCAGGGGTTATTTTAAAAGGTGTAGCCAAAGATTTTGATGCAGAGCGTTTTCAAAGTTTTATGGTAGCTGGAGAAGTTCCAAAATTTACCGAAGAAGGCTATAACAACCAAGTCATTCTCTCTGATAAAATTGCCAATGATTTGCATCTGAAACCTAAAGACAGCATCGTAGCGATTTTTTCTAAAGAAGACCAACAACCCATTTACAGAAAATTTGAAATTTCTGGAATTTACAAGACAGACATCAAAATGATAGATGATTTGTTTATCATCGGCGATATAAATCACGTGAGAAAAATTCAGGATATGGCAAAAACTGATGTGGGAGGAATAGATATTTTCTTGAAAGACAGTGATGATATGGATGCCATTTATCCAAAAATTGAAAAACTAATAGGTTACAAAAATTACGCAGAAAAAGCGACGGATAAATATCCTCAAATCGTAGATTGGATTAATATTTTTGATACCAACATCGGACTGATTATCACGATTATGCTGATTGTTGTAGTCATTAATATCATAATGGTTTTGCTTATTCTCATTATTGAGCGCACCAATTCTATTGGAATGCTCAAAACATTGGGTGCAACCAACGGACAAATTCGAGCGATTTTCATCAACTATACTTTGTTGATTATGATTCCTGGATTAATTATGGGGAATGTAATCGGTTTAGGATTTTTGGTGCTTCAAAAAATCTTCGGATTTATCAAACTCAATCCAGAGAATTACTACGTAAGCACGGTTCCTGTAGATTTAAACCCTGTTTATATTTTGGGAATTTCTGTTGGGATTTTGGCGATTTCTGCATTCGCTCTTATTTTGCCAAGTTATCTGATTTCTAAAATTTCTCCTGTAAAAGCGATTAAGTATAATTAA
- a CDS encoding DUF2202 domain-containing protein — translation MKLVSAFLLSLFLVSCSLMQPRTARTSSQLSEKEIITITQLIGKEKITKEVYENFYAQYQNNLFGNIAKRKQKHIEIWKNILAKQNITVLENESLEETENLKNQLLSEAIDETLALKTAIKIEELNLNDIYIVRKNSQKSSIREAANGIECGTKNHLFVYYKALREKGEKYTHQYISGKEFKNVVNGSVNSCSIKYD, via the coding sequence ATGAAATTGGTATCCGCTTTTTTACTTTCGCTATTTTTAGTTTCGTGTTCATTGATGCAACCGAGAACAGCTAGAACTTCATCTCAACTTTCTGAAAAAGAAATCATTACAATTACGCAACTCATTGGCAAAGAGAAAATTACAAAAGAAGTTTACGAAAATTTCTATGCACAATATCAGAACAATCTTTTCGGAAATATTGCCAAAAGAAAGCAAAAACACATTGAAATTTGGAAAAACATTCTTGCAAAACAGAATATCACCGTTCTAGAAAATGAAAGTTTAGAAGAAACAGAAAACCTTAAAAACCAACTACTTTCAGAAGCAATAGATGAAACTTTGGCGCTGAAAACTGCTATAAAAATAGAAGAGTTGAATCTCAATGACATCTATATCGTAAGAAAAAATAGCCAAAAATCAAGCATTAGAGAAGCAGCAAATGGTATAGAATGCGGTACTAAGAATCATCTTTTTGTTTATTACAAAGCTTTGAGAGAAAAAGGCGAAAAATACACCCATCAATACATTTCGGGCAAAGAATTTAAAAATGTTGTGAATGGTTCTGTGAATTCTTGCAGCATAAAATACGACTAA
- a CDS encoding PLP-dependent cysteine synthase family protein produces the protein MNYAKNILETIGNTPLVKLNKVLGEDFPALVLAKVETFNPGNSVKDRMALKMIEDAEKDGRLKPGGTIIEGTSGNTGMGLALAAIIKGYKCIFVTNSKQSKEKADILRALGAEVVICPTDVKPTDPRSYYQTAKRLTEETENAWYVNQYDNLSNRAAHYESTAPEIWGQTEGKLTHFVVGAGTGGTITGCGTFFKEKSKDIKVIGVDTYGSILKEIHETGEIHLENAYTYITEGIGEDILPENYDMSVIDHFEKVTDKDGAIYARKLAKEEGIFCGYSAGSAIAAIKQMQDQFTKDDIIVVLLHDHGSRYVGKIYNDDWMKEMGWLD, from the coding sequence ATGAACTACGCAAAAAATATTTTAGAAACGATAGGAAATACACCGCTGGTAAAGCTAAACAAAGTTTTGGGAGAAGATTTCCCTGCATTGGTTTTAGCAAAAGTAGAAACCTTCAATCCTGGGAATTCTGTAAAAGACAGAATGGCACTGAAAATGATTGAAGATGCTGAAAAAGACGGTCGTCTGAAACCTGGAGGAACCATCATTGAAGGAACTTCTGGAAATACAGGAATGGGATTGGCTTTAGCAGCCATTATCAAAGGTTACAAGTGTATTTTCGTGACTAATTCTAAACAATCAAAAGAAAAAGCAGATATTTTACGTGCTTTAGGTGCAGAAGTGGTGATTTGTCCTACTGATGTAAAACCTACCGATCCACGTTCTTATTACCAAACTGCAAAAAGATTAACGGAAGAAACTGAAAACGCTTGGTATGTAAACCAATATGATAATCTTTCTAATAGAGCAGCGCATTATGAATCTACGGCACCAGAAATTTGGGGACAAACTGAAGGGAAATTGACTCATTTTGTAGTAGGAGCAGGAACAGGAGGCACGATTACAGGTTGCGGAACGTTTTTCAAAGAAAAAAGTAAAGATATCAAAGTTATTGGTGTAGATACTTATGGTTCTATTTTGAAAGAAATTCATGAAACGGGAGAAATTCACTTAGAAAATGCTTACACTTATATTACAGAAGGAATTGGTGAGGATATTTTGCCTGAAAACTATGACATGTCTGTGATAGACCATTTCGAGAAAGTTACAGATAAAGATGGCGCGATCTATGCAAGAAAATTAGCTAAAGAAGAAGGGATTTTCTGTGGTTATTCTGCAGGAAGTGCGATTGCTGCGATTAAGCAAATGCAAGATCAATTTACCAAAGATGATATCATAGTAGTTTTACTTCATGATCACGGTTCTAGATATGTAGGGAAAATCTATAATGATGACTGGATGAAAGAAATGGGTTGGCTAGATTAA
- a CDS encoding thioredoxin family protein yields the protein MKKIILFLFLVISTALFSQDGIKFGKQSFAKTLEQAKKENKLIFLDAFASWCGPCKLLDKNVFPKKEVGDYFNANFLNLHIDMEKGEGIEIAKKYSIYSYPTLLFINGDGKVVYKAAGYMSPQELISIAKEAVNPENTLENKIAKFEAGEKDPEFLMGLIKNTYATDFSLAQKVATRYFQTRTDATYSKEEAGMLLFFTKTIDDDLYKIFTAKKAELSTQIPESYLAEYDNQLKLNTVLQKSFDANTQSINEPIFLAEGTKIYGEKEAKQLLNKINMDLFFTQKKYDDYAKSALNYYQNPKDFATDELNNVAWNFYLYVTDKTLLTQVTQLCLEGFKKEENSQNTDTLANIYYKLGDNKNAKLWAKKSIEIAKAKGDEYASTEELLKKIN from the coding sequence ATGAAAAAAATTATATTGTTCCTATTCTTGGTGATTTCTACAGCCCTTTTTTCTCAAGATGGAATAAAATTCGGAAAACAGTCTTTTGCTAAAACCTTAGAACAAGCCAAAAAAGAAAATAAACTCATTTTTTTAGATGCTTTTGCTTCATGGTGTGGTCCGTGTAAATTGTTAGACAAAAATGTATTTCCTAAAAAAGAAGTGGGCGATTATTTCAATGCCAATTTCCTGAACCTTCATATTGACATGGAAAAAGGAGAAGGAATAGAAATTGCAAAAAAATACAGCATTTATTCTTATCCTACATTGCTATTCATAAATGGAGATGGAAAAGTAGTTTACAAAGCTGCAGGTTATATGAGTCCGCAAGAACTCATCAGTATTGCCAAAGAAGCCGTGAATCCAGAAAATACTTTAGAAAATAAAATTGCGAAGTTTGAAGCGGGAGAAAAAGACCCAGAATTTTTAATGGGATTGATTAAAAATACGTATGCAACTGATTTTTCATTGGCACAAAAAGTGGCTACCCGTTATTTCCAGACGAGAACAGACGCTACTTATTCTAAAGAAGAAGCAGGAATGTTACTGTTTTTCACCAAAACCATAGATGATGATTTGTATAAAATCTTCACGGCAAAAAAGGCAGAACTTTCTACGCAAATTCCAGAAAGTTATTTGGCGGAATATGATAATCAACTCAAACTGAACACGGTTTTACAAAAATCTTTCGATGCCAATACTCAAAGCATTAACGAACCCATTTTTTTAGCTGAAGGAACAAAAATTTATGGCGAAAAAGAAGCAAAACAACTTTTGAATAAAATCAATATGGATTTATTTTTTACTCAAAAAAAATATGATGATTACGCAAAATCTGCTTTGAATTATTATCAAAATCCAAAAGATTTTGCCACCGATGAACTCAATAATGTCGCTTGGAATTTTTACCTCTACGTTACAGATAAAACTTTGTTGACTCAAGTAACACAATTGTGTTTAGAGGGCTTTAAAAAAGAAGAAAATAGTCAGAATACAGATACTTTAGCCAATATTTATTATAAATTGGGTGATAATAAAAATGCTAAACTTTGGGCGAAAAAATCTATCGAAATTGCTAAAGCGAAAGGAGATGAATACGCATCAACTGAAGAATTATTAAAAAAGATAAATTAA
- a CDS encoding exo-beta-N-acetylmuramidase NamZ family protein, with amino-acid sequence MNLSVKIKDLVLIMLMIFGLQSCSTQKNNANPNPEPVKTVEIALEKPKNKEENCFKNAADRPELYLPLLKNKTVAIVANQTSLLSDKTHLVDFLVQNNIKIKHIFAPEHGFRGTADAGEHVKNGIDTKTGLPIISLYGDNKKPKPEQLQGVDIVLFDIQDVGVRFYTYISTLTYVMEAAAENGKEIIVLDRPNPHDGYTDGPVLKEKWTSFVGLHKVPVVYGLTIGEYGKMVNGEKWMKNAVQVKYTLIPMLNYHKNKRYPISEKPSPNLPNDQSINLYPSLCFFEGTQVSVGRGTDFPFQVYGSPWLKNQEFSFTPKPTSGAKDPFLNGKLCFGKDLRQFPEIKGKLDLSFVIDAYQNFDKKAQDFFLKNLWFDTLAGTDEFRKQIISGTPETEIRKSWQKDLENFEKIRSKYVLYEN; translated from the coding sequence ATGAATTTAAGTGTCAAAATTAAAGATTTAGTTCTTATTATGCTAATGATTTTTGGGTTACAAAGTTGTAGCACTCAAAAAAACAATGCAAATCCCAATCCAGAACCTGTAAAAACGGTAGAAATTGCTTTAGAAAAACCAAAAAATAAAGAAGAAAATTGTTTTAAAAACGCTGCAGACAGACCAGAACTCTATTTGCCTCTTCTGAAAAATAAAACTGTTGCAATAGTTGCCAATCAAACGAGTTTATTATCAGACAAAACCCATTTGGTAGATTTTTTGGTTCAAAATAATATCAAAATCAAGCATATTTTTGCTCCAGAACACGGTTTCCGTGGAACTGCTGATGCTGGTGAACATGTAAAAAACGGAATTGACACTAAAACAGGTTTGCCAATTATTTCGCTTTACGGCGACAATAAAAAACCAAAACCTGAACAATTACAAGGCGTAGATATTGTACTTTTTGACATTCAAGATGTGGGCGTAAGATTTTACACCTACATTTCTACACTCACTTATGTGATGGAAGCTGCCGCAGAAAATGGCAAAGAAATCATTGTTCTAGACCGTCCGAATCCTCATGATGGTTATACAGACGGACCAGTTTTAAAAGAAAAATGGACAAGTTTCGTAGGATTACACAAAGTTCCTGTAGTCTATGGATTAACCATTGGCGAATACGGAAAAATGGTGAATGGCGAAAAATGGATGAAAAATGCAGTGCAGGTAAAATATACACTCATCCCAATGCTAAATTATCATAAAAATAAAAGATATCCTATTTCTGAAAAACCTTCGCCTAATTTACCAAATGATCAATCCATCAACCTCTATCCTAGCCTTTGTTTCTTTGAAGGAACGCAGGTTTCTGTAGGAAGAGGTACAGATTTTCCTTTTCAAGTATATGGAAGTCCTTGGTTAAAAAATCAGGAATTTTCATTCACTCCGAAACCAACTTCAGGTGCAAAAGATCCATTCTTAAATGGTAAATTATGCTTTGGAAAAGATTTACGTCAATTCCCAGAAATTAAAGGAAAATTAGATTTAAGTTTTGTGATTGATGCATATCAAAATTTTGACAAAAAAGCTCAAGACTTCTTCTTAAAAAACCTTTGGTTTGATACTTTGGCAGGAACAGATGAATTTCGCAAACAAATTATTTCGGGAACTCCAGAAACAGAAATTAGAAAATCTTGGCAAAAAGATTTAGAAAATTTCGAGAAAATCCGTAGCAAATATGTTCTCTACGAAAACTAA